One region of Syntrophobacter fumaroxidans MPOB genomic DNA includes:
- a CDS encoding glycosyltransferase family 2 protein codes for MKPGISAVVITWNEASNIRDCLASVRWAAEMIVLDRFSTDDTAAIARECGARVYQEEWKGFARQKNSAVEKAVSPWILSLDADERVSPLLAEEIQAVVGRPYALDGYHIPRKNFFDGRWIRHGGWHPDYVLRLFRKGSGRFQDRRVHERLVLEGKSGYLRSPIEHYTYRSVSDYLARMDRYSLLAAQETESDGKAAWSSLCLRPAFTFFKMYLLRGGFLDGKAGFFLAVSYAYYTFLKYYRASIGDASE; via the coding sequence ATGAAACCGGGCATATCCGCGGTCGTCATCACCTGGAACGAAGCCTCGAACATCAGGGACTGCCTTGCAAGCGTGCGGTGGGCCGCCGAGATGATCGTGCTCGACCGGTTCAGCACGGACGACACGGCCGCCATCGCCCGGGAGTGCGGGGCACGGGTTTACCAGGAGGAATGGAAGGGGTTCGCGCGCCAGAAAAACAGCGCCGTCGAAAAGGCCGTCAGCCCGTGGATCCTGAGCCTGGACGCCGATGAACGGGTCTCCCCGCTCCTGGCCGAGGAAATCCAGGCCGTGGTCGGGCGGCCCTACGCCCTCGACGGCTACCACATTCCGAGAAAGAACTTCTTCGACGGCCGATGGATTCGGCACGGCGGCTGGCACCCGGATTACGTGTTGAGATTGTTTCGGAAAGGCAGCGGCCGTTTCCAGGATCGCAGGGTGCACGAACGTTTGGTGCTCGAGGGAAAGTCGGGCTACCTGCGCAGCCCCATCGAACATTACACCTATCGTTCGGTGTCGGACTACCTGGCCCGCATGGACCGCTACAGCCTGCTGGCGGCACAGGAGACCGAGTCCGACGGGAAAGCCGCGTGGAGCTCTCTGTGCCTGAGACCGGCCTTCACCTTTTTCAAGATGTACCTCCTCCGGGGAGGCTTTCTCGACGGCAAGGCGGGGTTTTTTCTTGCGGTTTCCTATGCCTACTATACGTTTCTGAAGTATTACCGCGCCTCCATTGGAGACGCTTCGGAATAG
- a CDS encoding glycosyltransferase family 9 protein yields MEDSPLAALAERTGIGYDLPRPGATKRDAVPDRDENESVCRTDRYDGDFRRVPYSMTISKPLRKMLVVKPSALGDIIHALPFLDAVSRSHPGIAIHWVAARGLHEILVDHPMIRKLWIIDKNAWKRPAALPRTVHEIMNLASGLRRERFDIVVDLQGLLRSGMICAVSGAGMRLGFSDAREGSPLFYTHGINGGRDVHAVTRCLRMAETLGCDTREVRFPLPALPARNLFPQWCGDDYLVIAPGAGGAAKQWPVRFFGELAARLPLKSLVVGGASDAVLAAEVQRLSHGHAVSIAGMTGLRELAAVIGGARALVSSDTGPMHIAAALNVPVVAVFGPTNPARTGPFGSIHTAVVADVPCSPCYKRKRCREWRCMESIGVRQVLDAVLSRLAEPPPAATYGDDDRAGPAVRLQNEKAS; encoded by the coding sequence ATGGAAGACTCGCCCCTGGCAGCCCTGGCCGAAAGGACGGGAATAGGTTACGATCTGCCGCGCCCGGGAGCGACGAAACGCGACGCCGTGCCTGACCGGGACGAAAATGAAAGCGTATGCCGAACTGACCGATATGATGGGGACTTCCGCCGGGTGCCGTACAGCATGACGATTTCGAAACCGCTCCGCAAGATGCTCGTGGTCAAACCGAGCGCCCTGGGCGACATCATCCACGCCCTGCCGTTCCTGGACGCGGTGAGCCGGAGTCATCCGGGAATCGCGATCCACTGGGTTGCGGCCCGCGGGTTGCACGAGATCCTTGTGGACCATCCGATGATCCGCAAACTGTGGATCATCGACAAGAACGCATGGAAGCGCCCGGCCGCCCTGCCCCGGACGGTGCACGAGATAATGAACCTGGCGTCGGGCCTGCGAAGGGAACGCTTCGACATCGTCGTCGACCTGCAGGGGTTGCTGCGAAGCGGTATGATTTGTGCCGTGAGCGGGGCCGGCATGCGGCTCGGGTTCAGTGATGCCAGAGAAGGAAGTCCTCTTTTCTACACTCATGGAATCAATGGAGGCAGGGACGTTCACGCGGTGACGCGCTGCCTTCGCATGGCCGAGACCCTGGGATGCGACACGCGGGAAGTCCGCTTTCCCCTGCCCGCGCTTCCCGCCCGGAACCTGTTCCCGCAATGGTGCGGCGACGACTACCTGGTGATCGCGCCGGGAGCGGGTGGTGCCGCAAAGCAATGGCCGGTGCGTTTTTTTGGAGAACTGGCGGCGAGGCTGCCCCTCAAATCGCTGGTGGTGGGGGGAGCCTCCGACGCCGTCCTCGCGGCGGAAGTGCAAAGGCTCTCGCACGGTCATGCCGTCTCCATTGCCGGCATGACCGGCCTCCGGGAGTTGGCCGCGGTCATCGGAGGCGCCAGGGCGCTCGTCTCTTCGGACACGGGTCCCATGCACATCGCCGCGGCCCTCAACGTGCCCGTGGTGGCCGTCTTCGGCCCCACCAACCCTGCCCGAACCGGTCCTTTCGGTTCCATTCACACCGCCGTCGTGGCTGACGTCCCTTGCTCGCCGTGTTATAAGAGAAAGCGCTGCCGAGAATGGCGGTGCATGGAATCCATCGGCGTGCGGCAAGTCCTGGACGCCGTGCTGTCCAGACTGGCGGAGCCGCCGCCCGCAGCGACGTATGGCGATGACGACCGTGCGGGACCGGCGGTTCGTCTTCAAAATGAGAAGGCGTCATGA
- a CDS encoding lysophospholipid acyltransferase family protein, whose product MNIDPVPPISRLLDALARMDRGTCARLADLAGDLWHRFDRRHVEIVHSNLRRAFGDDLNDADRNKLCRAVFRNLARVILEFPFLRVLDRRVDEFMCFEGYEHVVQARAKGKGVLIMASHFGNWEMMSLGCSYRCTPFSVVVRPLDNRVLDELVNDMRSAGGNRIVPKKGSIREVLRILRRGELVALLVDQNVDWYDGVFVPFFRDIACTNKALAVLALRTGAPVIPLHNFRRPDGKYQVVIEPELELIRTGDTTSDIEENTALFNRVIEGYVRRYPEQWFWVHQRWKTRPWQPWPKGRE is encoded by the coding sequence GTGAACATCGATCCGGTGCCGCCGATCAGCCGCCTGCTGGACGCACTCGCCCGCATGGACAGGGGGACCTGCGCCCGGCTCGCCGATCTCGCCGGCGATCTGTGGCATCGGTTTGACAGACGGCACGTGGAAATCGTCCACAGCAATCTGCGGCGTGCTTTCGGAGACGACTTGAACGACGCGGACCGCAATAAGCTTTGCCGCGCCGTTTTTCGGAACCTTGCCCGCGTGATCCTGGAGTTCCCGTTTCTGCGGGTCCTGGACCGGCGAGTCGACGAATTCATGTGCTTCGAAGGATACGAACACGTCGTGCAGGCCCGGGCCAAGGGCAAAGGCGTCCTCATCATGGCGTCGCATTTTGGGAACTGGGAGATGATGTCCCTGGGGTGTTCCTACCGGTGCACTCCGTTCAGCGTGGTCGTGAGACCCCTGGACAACCGGGTGCTGGATGAACTGGTCAACGATATGCGCTCCGCCGGAGGCAACCGGATCGTCCCCAAAAAAGGGTCCATCCGGGAAGTCCTGCGCATCCTCCGCCGGGGCGAGTTGGTGGCGCTGCTCGTCGATCAGAATGTGGACTGGTACGATGGAGTTTTCGTTCCATTCTTCCGTGATATCGCCTGCACCAACAAGGCACTGGCCGTTCTCGCCCTGAGAACCGGAGCGCCCGTCATCCCCCTACACAATTTCCGGCGCCCGGACGGGAAATACCAGGTGGTGATCGAACCGGAGCTGGAATTGATTCGAACGGGGGATACCACAAGCGATATCGAAGAAAATACGGCCCTGTTCAATCGTGTCATCGAAGGCTACGTTCGACGTTACCCCGAACAATGGTTCTGGGTGCATCAGCGATGGAAGACTCGCCCCTGGCAGCCCTGGCCGAAAGGACGGGAATAG
- the waaF gene encoding lipopolysaccharide heptosyltransferase II, which produces MIRSVNWIGDAIMTTPAMAAIRAACPDAEIAVVANPPVAELLAHHPACDRIILFDKKRECKGIGGFLRFCAELRDERFDAAFLFQNAFEAAIMAFAASIPIRVGYRTDGRRMFLSHGLSPSISRGLHHTLYYLRLVERFGMTGGDRRITLACTPEEMDRAGELVPHRRFAVINAGAAYGSAKRWFPERFAAVADAVFEEFGLHPVLIGGLGETQIGAEIVRAARTRVLDLTGTTTVRRMMALIARSALMITNDSGPMHVGAAFGVPLVALFGPTDPEATAPVSAAALVVRHSVECSPCRRRVCPTDHRCMHSITVDDVLEAARAVLRETKPPSASSPA; this is translated from the coding sequence ATGATCCGCTCCGTCAACTGGATTGGCGACGCGATCATGACCACACCCGCGATGGCCGCAATCCGAGCCGCCTGTCCGGACGCCGAAATCGCGGTCGTCGCCAACCCTCCGGTGGCGGAGCTCCTGGCTCACCATCCCGCCTGCGATCGGATCATCTTGTTTGACAAGAAGCGCGAGTGCAAAGGCATCGGGGGTTTCCTGCGCTTCTGCGCGGAACTGCGCGATGAGCGCTTCGATGCCGCGTTTCTCTTTCAGAATGCCTTCGAAGCCGCCATCATGGCCTTTGCCGCTTCCATTCCCATTCGCGTGGGATACCGCACGGACGGCCGCCGAATGTTTCTGAGTCACGGGCTCTCTCCATCGATTTCGCGAGGGCTTCACCACACCCTCTACTACCTGCGGCTGGTCGAGCGGTTCGGCATGACGGGAGGGGACCGGCGAATCACGCTGGCCTGCACCCCTGAGGAAATGGACCGCGCGGGCGAGCTCGTGCCTCACCGCCGGTTTGCGGTCATCAATGCGGGGGCCGCATACGGTTCGGCCAAACGGTGGTTCCCGGAAAGATTCGCCGCCGTGGCGGACGCCGTTTTCGAAGAATTCGGCCTGCATCCCGTTCTCATCGGCGGCCTGGGCGAAACGCAAATCGGAGCGGAAATCGTGCGTGCGGCACGGACCCGGGTCCTCGACCTTACCGGCACGACCACGGTGCGCCGGATGATGGCGCTCATTGCTCGATCGGCACTCATGATCACCAACGACTCGGGCCCGATGCACGTGGGCGCCGCGTTCGGCGTTCCGCTCGTGGCACTGTTCGGACCGACCGATCCCGAGGCCACGGCCCCGGTATCGGCGGCCGCCCTCGTGGTCCGACATTCCGTCGAATGCTCGCCCTGCCGCAGGCGCGTTTGCCCGACCGATCATCGCTGCATGCACTCGATCACCGTGGACGATGTCCTTGAAGCGGCGCGCGCGGTGCTGCGCGAGACGAAACCGCCGAGCGCTTCGTCTCCCGCGTGA
- a CDS encoding ABC transporter substrate-binding protein — MNGNTRLRVLFIVATAFALALCPLWTGARAADPIKIGAFFALSGPASSIGTPTKLVAQMVVDKINKEGGINGTPLELVVGDTESDPTKALMEAKRLIEAGKAAALIGPTRTDEGMAVKAYIEDTAHIPIVMTIGGDPVIAGGKFGPFKWTFKAPQRTSVAARKTYDFIRSLKLTKIAVLTATDGFGKDGLTWLEQLAPEFGLEIVAKEAFGVTDTDMSPQLLKIKASGAQAVICWTIGPAGARVAKNVKQLALGIPLVQCHGQPDPKYIELAGDAAEGSIMPSTKLMVVDQLPDSDPQKAVIMEFIKLYTDVYHFDKQYPINTHSGYAWDAIYLAANAMRKVGTDAEKLRAAIEQTKGYVGVSGVFNLTPEDHNGLGTDSLVMVKVEKGKWVLLKP, encoded by the coding sequence ATGAACGGAAACACGAGGCTGAGGGTCCTTTTCATCGTTGCGACGGCATTTGCCCTTGCGCTCTGCCCGCTGTGGACGGGAGCGCGGGCGGCCGATCCGATCAAGATCGGCGCGTTTTTCGCCCTGTCCGGGCCCGCATCGTCCATCGGCACTCCGACGAAGCTCGTCGCCCAGATGGTGGTGGACAAGATCAACAAGGAAGGCGGAATCAACGGCACGCCGCTCGAACTGGTCGTAGGGGACACGGAAAGCGACCCGACCAAGGCGCTCATGGAGGCCAAGCGGCTGATCGAGGCCGGAAAGGCGGCGGCACTCATCGGCCCCACAAGGACCGATGAAGGAATGGCGGTGAAGGCATATATCGAAGATACCGCCCACATCCCCATCGTGATGACCATCGGCGGCGATCCGGTCATCGCCGGAGGCAAGTTCGGCCCTTTCAAGTGGACGTTCAAGGCCCCCCAGAGGACATCGGTCGCAGCCCGAAAAACCTATGACTTCATTCGTTCCCTGAAGCTGACCAAGATCGCCGTCCTGACCGCCACCGACGGATTCGGCAAGGACGGCCTGACCTGGCTCGAACAACTGGCTCCCGAATTCGGCCTGGAAATCGTCGCCAAAGAGGCGTTCGGGGTGACCGATACGGACATGAGTCCGCAGTTGTTGAAGATCAAGGCGAGCGGCGCCCAGGCGGTGATCTGCTGGACCATCGGACCGGCCGGCGCGCGGGTGGCCAAGAACGTGAAACAGCTTGCCCTCGGGATTCCTCTGGTCCAATGCCACGGGCAGCCCGATCCCAAGTACATCGAGCTGGCCGGAGACGCGGCGGAGGGCAGCATCATGCCCTCCACCAAGCTGATGGTCGTGGATCAACTGCCGGACAGCGATCCCCAGAAAGCGGTCATCATGGAATTCATCAAGCTGTACACGGACGTATACCATTTCGATAAGCAATACCCGATCAACACGCATTCCGGGTACGCCTGGGATGCCATCTATCTTGCGGCCAACGCCATGCGCAAGGTGGGCACCGACGCCGAGAAGCTCCGCGCCGCCATCGAGCAGACCAAGGGCTACGTGGGGGTGAGCGGGGTTTTCAATCTCACGCCCGAAGACCACAACGGCCTTGGAACCGATTCCCTGGTCATGGTGAAGGTGGAAAAGGGCAAATGGGTGTTGTTGAAACCGTGA
- a CDS encoding phenylacetate--CoA ligase family protein codes for MSVSFMPVRASREDLHALQLQGLQWTVSHAYRNSPFYRAKLDAAGVGPDAVRSLDDLSRLPLTTASDLKDGYPFPLRSVPFEKIVRIHASSGTTGKRKVLCYSQKDIDDWACMFARCYEMARLTREDRVQIAVGYGLWTAGVGFQLGCERFGAMAVPIGPANTEIHCQMLLDMQSTVFCATASMALLIAEEIERRGIQKKIALKKFIFGAERHSAGMRRRIREITGVNELFDIPGLTELYGPGTGLECPAHEGVHYWADYYILEILNPETLEPVAPGEVGEMVVTTLRKEAAPLIRYRTRDLTRLIPGDCPCGNPLPRHDHLLGRSDDMFIFRAVNIYPGQIDHVLSQISGIGSEYQVHLYRREDGRDVMLVKVEQVGSDSPDADRKLAETVAAEVRRQIMVRCQVEILEYGTLPRTERKSRRVFDHRTVED; via the coding sequence ATGAGTGTCAGTTTCATGCCGGTCCGGGCATCCCGCGAAGACTTGCATGCCCTTCAGCTGCAGGGACTGCAGTGGACCGTTTCCCATGCCTATCGTAATTCCCCTTTCTACCGTGCAAAACTGGATGCCGCCGGGGTCGGCCCCGACGCGGTCCGCTCCCTCGACGACCTGAGCCGGCTGCCTCTCACCACCGCGTCCGACCTGAAGGATGGTTATCCTTTTCCACTTCGGTCCGTGCCTTTCGAGAAAATCGTCCGCATCCACGCCTCATCGGGAACCACGGGCAAGCGCAAAGTGCTGTGCTATTCGCAAAAGGACATCGACGACTGGGCCTGCATGTTCGCCCGGTGCTACGAGATGGCCCGGCTGACGAGAGAAGACCGGGTGCAGATCGCGGTCGGCTACGGCCTGTGGACGGCAGGGGTCGGCTTTCAGCTGGGGTGCGAGCGGTTCGGAGCCATGGCCGTTCCCATTGGGCCGGCCAACACGGAAATCCATTGCCAGATGCTGCTGGACATGCAGAGCACCGTCTTTTGCGCCACGGCGTCCATGGCGCTGCTCATTGCCGAGGAAATCGAGCGGCGGGGCATCCAGAAGAAGATCGCTCTGAAGAAATTCATCTTCGGGGCCGAGCGTCACAGCGCGGGGATGCGCCGCAGGATCCGCGAAATCACCGGAGTGAACGAACTCTTCGATATTCCCGGGCTGACCGAGCTGTATGGGCCCGGAACGGGGCTGGAATGCCCCGCTCACGAGGGGGTGCATTACTGGGCCGACTACTACATCCTCGAAATCCTCAACCCGGAGACCCTGGAACCGGTTGCGCCGGGCGAGGTGGGCGAGATGGTGGTCACGACGCTCCGCAAGGAGGCCGCCCCGCTCATCCGGTACCGTACCAGGGACCTGACCCGCCTCATCCCCGGGGACTGTCCCTGCGGAAACCCGCTGCCCCGGCACGATCATCTCCTGGGAAGGTCTGACGACATGTTCATCTTCCGTGCGGTGAACATCTACCCGGGGCAGATCGATCACGTGCTGTCCCAGATTTCGGGCATCGGGAGCGAATACCAGGTGCACCTGTACCGCCGTGAAGACGGCCGGGATGTGATGCTGGTGAAGGTTGAACAAGTCGGGAGCGACTCCCCCGACGCGGACAGGAAGCTTGCGGAAACGGTCGCGGCCGAGGTCCGCCGACAGATCATGGTGCGTTGCCAGGTGGAAATCCTCGAATACGGCACCCTCCCCCGCACAGAGCGCAAGAGCAGGCGCGTTTTCGATCATCGAACCGTCGAGGATTGA